In the genome of Desulfobulbaceae bacterium DB1, the window AAGAGGTGGCTGCGGATCTCAAGGCCATTTACCAATCGCCAACAGCCGAGCAGGCCGAAATGGAACTGATGACCTTTGAAGAAAAATGGGACAAAACGCATCCGTCCATCGGCCAATCCTGGCGAAGAAATTGGGAAAGAATCACCCCATTTTTTGCGTATTCGCCCGAGATACGCAAGGTGATATATACCACCAATGCTATTGAGTCGTTGAACATGTCACTGCGCAAAGTTACCAAGAACCGGGGTTCATTTCCCAATGACGAGTCGATGCTTAAACTGCTTTACATGGCGCTGAACAATATCGCCAAAAAATGGACTATGCCAATCAGAGACTGGAAGGCTGCCTTGAACCGCTTTTCAATCTTGTTCGGCGACAGAATGCCTGCATATTGAAAATTAAAAATGAAAACCATTTACACAAAATTCTTTACAGGCCCTGTTTTACATATTTGCCGATGCGCTTATAACCTGATCTCATAACCCAGCTCTTTGAACACAGTCAGTAGTTCTTTTTTTGAATCCTCTTCGGCTTTCAGCAGTTCGTTGATCACAGCCTGCAATCCGGCCATCTTTTCGTCAAAATCAATATTCTCATCCCGGTTAATAAACTCAATATATTTACTGGGAACCAGCGAATAGTCCTTGTTGCGGACTTCATCAATATGGGCGGAGTAACAATATTCCGGCACATTTCCATATTCCTGATCGGCAATAGCCTGCTGCCAGGTGTGATAGGTCTTGGCAATGTCATGGATATGCTGCTCGGAAAACTGCACATACTTCTTCTCGAACGGTTCACCCCATTTCCTCAAATCCATAAACAGAATTTCATCTTCCCGGTCTCGGTAATGCCTTGAAATATCACCATGTTCAACGGTACGGGCTTTTTTGTTCTTGTTCAGAATCCAGAGGGTGACGCTAATGTCTGTGGTGTAGAACATTCGCATGGGCAGAACCATGATCGCCTCAACCAGATGGTTCTCAATCATCTTTTGGCGGATTGCTTTTTCGGTGTTACCACCGGAAAGCGCACCGTTGGCCAGAATGAAACCGGCCACCCCGTTTTCCGAGAGCTTGGAAACCATGTGCAGAATCCAGCCATAGTTTGCATTGCCGGTCGGCGGCACCTCGTAGCCTGCCCAGCGGGGATCATCGGTCAGTTCATCGGCGGCCCGCCAGTCCTTCTGGTTAAAAGGTGGATTGGCCATGATGTAGTCGGCCTTGAGATCAGGGTTCTGATCCTTGGAAAAAGAGTCGTCTCCTTTATCCCCCAACTTAGCGGCAATACCGCGTATAGCCAGGTTCATCTTGGCAAGCTTGAGAGTGGTTGACGTGCCTTCCTGCCCATAGATGGAAATATCTTTCTGGTTGCCCTGGTGGTTCTCGACAAACTTCATGGACTGCACGAACATGCCGCCGGAACCGCAGCAGGGGTCATATATCTTGCCCTTGTACGGCTCAATCATCTCGGCAATCAGATTAACAATGCTCTTGGGGGTATAGAACTCGCCCTTGCCCTTGCCCTCGGCCAGCGCAAACTTACTCAGGAAATATTCATACACCCGGCCAACAATGTCCTGCTGCTTGTCCTTGATGGTGTGGATATTGTTGATGGTGTCAATAAGGGCCGCCAGCTTGCTGACATCCAGGTCAAGGCGGGAAAAGTAGTTGTCCGGCAAAGCGCCCTTGAGGGCCTTGTTGGTTTTCTCCACCGTAAAGAGGGCGGTGTCGATCTTGATGGCAATGTCATCCTGCTTGGCGTGCTTCTTGATATAACTCCAGCGGGACTCCTCCGGCAGGAAGAAGACGTTCTTCATGGTGTAAAACTCCACCATGTCGATGTACTTCTCCTTGCCCTCGCGGATCAACTCCTGCCGCCGCTCCTCAAACTTGTCGCTGGCAAACTTGAGGAAGATGAGAGAGAGTACCACATGCTTGTACTCCGACGGTTCGACATTCCCCCGGAGCTTATTGGCCGAATCCCAAAGGTTATCCTCAACGCTCTTCTGCTTCTTATTGGCCGTATTTTTTGCCATTATGTCTTGCCCTCACCAAAACCAGGGAGTTTCGTTTGAATAACCCCATAAAATAACGATAAAATTTAGAACAATGATGTTATGTACCAACTGCCTGTATAATTCTCAAGAAAATTGCCTGACATTCACCTGAAATTGACGATGGATTTGAATTTACCACCTGGATATGGTAATAGGTTTTCTTTTTTGTCGCTTTTGATCTGCCGGATTAATCAACTTTCATTCTCCAGCCGAAATATTATATTATAAGAGTAGATCAACAAACCAAATACTGCTTAAGTGAAATTCTCATGGATCAAAAACGGGTAGACCTCCTTATTCAATACATTCTTTCTGTCGCAGCCCAAGGCTGGGGCGACTACGAAGACAAAGGGGTCGGACGTATCCATATTATCAAGTACGTTTATCTTGCTGATCTTGCCTATGCCATGCGCCATGGGGGTGAAACATTCACCGGCATCCCCTGGCGATTTCATCATTTCGGCCCATGGGATGAAGGGCTTTTCCAGAGAATTGATCCTGCCTGCCAGGCCATAGGTGGCCACAAAAGGACAATAACCGACACCCCATATGATGATTTTGACCGCTGGTCCGTTGACGATGGACACTTGACAGACCAACTGGGCAAACAGCTTCCTTCTACTGTTGTGTTTGCCATCAACGGAAGTTTCAGGCAATTCACAACAGATACCTATGACCTTCTTGATCACGTCTACTCTACAATACCAATGCGTCATGCCGCGCCAGGCGAGACATTGCCTTTCGATATTGCCGCACAACAGTACGAACAGCAAAAAAAAGAATACGAAGAGCTGAAAGAATACCAGCCTCCGAAACTGTCCGCCAAGCAACAGAAAAAACGGAAACAGGCTTTCCGGGACTTGAAAGAAAAAATTCAGGCAAAAATCGCAGACAAGAAAAAAAGTGGCCAGGCTGGATTTGTCAAACCTACTCCCCCTCGATATGATGAACTCTTCTGGAAAGGACAGGAGTGGCTTGACAGCCTAGCAGGGGAACCGCTCTGTAGTGAAAAGGGTGAGCTGACGGTATCCGATTCAGTCTGGAAGTCTCCGGCCCGAAGTGAACCGCATGTATGAAGATGGCACCCTACAGTCTTTTTTTCATACTGAGACATCACCTTGGTGGACAGTAAACAAGAACAAGGAACTTTGCATAGGCCGTTTATTAAGGGCCTTTGTCCCGCACACTGACCTTATCCCGAATGTTCTGATACCAGAGAGCAGGGCTGAAGCCACTGTACATGATAAAATCAATTACCGTATCGAAGATTTCAGTGTTGCCAATCCCCCACCAAACCCAAAGCTACCCACCGCTGCTCTGCAAGATTTTCCGGGTGAAAGAAAATTTGTATATCGGGCAAAAAAAAGGCCGGTTGTGGTTGTAAGCCTTGGCGGGCCAGAAGTCCCGAAGACGCTGCGGCCTGGCAGCAAACCAAAATGGCAGACAGCCCCAACCATGTTGGTTGCTCCATACTATGGTTCTGAAGAGACCGATTTAAGGGCTGGATGGCATGGGGCTTTGGTTGAACGAATCCAGAGATGTGAATATCCCCAATATATGTGGGAAAGACTCCCCATAAATAATCCCCCACGAGAATCCATACTAAAATTTGACCATATTCAACCCTTGGGAAGGCATTATAAATCGTATGAACTGACTGATTATGTTCTATCCGATGAGGCTCTTGAGGTGCTGAACCATTGGCTTATTTGGCTGATAAGAAATGAAATGCCGGAAGGGAGCAACCTATACGAAATACGTGAGTCGTTACTTGAAATCAACGGTACTGATTCCTCAGTATAGAAGTCTCCTCCCTTTATTTGTCGACCATATTTGCTTGGTTTAATCGTTTAAAAAGCGCTTCGACTATTTCATCGGCGCCCGTAGACATATTTTCTTGCGGCTTTGCCAGATTTTGAATGATTTCCCCCTGACGTTGGCAAGCAACCTCACCATAACTCAGAAAGGTTGTCAGAACCTTCTCATGGCCCAGGTTCTGGCTCCATGCCTTGAACTCTTCCGGGCTTTTGCAGATTTCCTGCCCGAGTTTGACGAGGGTATTTCTAAAGCTGTGCGGGTTAAAATACGGCAGCCCGGCGGCAATGAAGGCATTTTTGAATATGATGCGAATGGGGGAGGCGTTGCTCCAGTGTTTTCGATCCAGCCCGGCGGTTTCAAAATGGCAAGACGCGCCAACCTTCATGAGGGTTGCCGGGAAGAGCGGATCATCATTGCCCCACAGTTTTTCATCCCGGAGATAGCGCACCCACTCCGCCACAATAGCATGAATTTCTTCACCCACCGGGAAGAAATAGGTGGTGAAGGTCTTGCTGAATTTCGTCTGCACCTCGCGGGCATCCTGATTGACACACCCGGCAATAAGGTCAATGTGCTTCAATTTCATTGAGGCAATGGCGCTGTCCCGTGCCCCGGTCAGCAAGGTGAATGCGATCAGGGCGCGGTTGCGTCTTTCAATCTCGGTATCGGCGGGCATGGTGCTGATAACATGCTTAATCTGCTTCATGGTCGGCGCTTTCTGGTGCCGCTTGGCGGTGGCGATCCGGGTGTCTTTGTCGGAAAGGTTGAAATACTCGGCATCGGAATACTGAATACGGGATTTATAACCCGGTTCTCTGGATAGCCATTTGAAGAATTTCTTCAGTTGATTCAAGGTGGCAAGCAGAGTTGCCTTGCTCAGTTTCTCGCCGGAACGCTGCCCCTTTTGCGCGGCAAGATGCTTTTTAAAGGCAATGGCCTGATCCACATGGAAATACTTGAAGTCCCGGAACTTGGAATAAACCTCGAACCGGTTCAGTGCC includes:
- a CDS encoding DNA methyltransferase, with amino-acid sequence MAKNTANKKQKSVEDNLWDSANKLRGNVEPSEYKHVVLSLIFLKFASDKFEERRQELIREGKEKYIDMVEFYTMKNVFFLPEESRWSYIKKHAKQDDIAIKIDTALFTVEKTNKALKGALPDNYFSRLDLDVSKLAALIDTINNIHTIKDKQQDIVGRVYEYFLSKFALAEGKGKGEFYTPKSIVNLIAEMIEPYKGKIYDPCCGSGGMFVQSMKFVENHQGNQKDISIYGQEGTSTTLKLAKMNLAIRGIAAKLGDKGDDSFSKDQNPDLKADYIMANPPFNQKDWRAADELTDDPRWAGYEVPPTGNANYGWILHMVSKLSENGVAGFILANGALSGGNTEKAIRQKMIENHLVEAIMVLPMRMFYTTDISVTLWILNKNKKARTVEHGDISRHYRDREDEILFMDLRKWGEPFEKKYVQFSEQHIHDIAKTYHTWQQAIADQEYGNVPEYCYSAHIDEVRNKDYSLVPSKYIEFINRDENIDFDEKMAGLQAVINELLKAEEDSKKELLTVFKELGYEIRL
- a CDS encoding recombinase XerC → MTKHNPANERIKRKYFAFLKEAKQHSEPTIDAVAKALNRFEVYSKFRDFKYFHVDQAIAFKKHLAAQKGQRSGEKLSKATLLATLNQLKKFFKWLSREPGYKSRIQYSDAEYFNLSDKDTRIATAKRHQKAPTMKQIKHVISTMPADTEIERRNRALIAFTLLTGARDSAIASMKLKHIDLIAGCVNQDAREVQTKFSKTFTTYFFPVGEEIHAIVAEWVRYLRDEKLWGNDDPLFPATLMKVGASCHFETAGLDRKHWSNASPIRIIFKNAFIAAGLPYFNPHSFRNTLVKLGQEICKSPEEFKAWSQNLGHEKVLTTFLSYGEVACQRQGEIIQNLAKPQENMSTGADEIVEALFKRLNQANMVDK